In Peptococcus niger, the genomic window ATGTCGAATAATAATTTAGAAGATGAATATTTTCGAGATGTTTCAGTGGAAATAACTGCTGAAGATCTAAGACGTGCGGGTGACTTGGAACAAACAGATGAAATTTGGGATAGTGGAGGACGCGTAAAATCTTGGGGTCGCTTCTTCTATCGCCGGAATTATAATGCTGTTTTGATGACTGGGGTCATGGGGAATTGGCGTAATGACTATCCTAATGCGATTTCCTTATCAGACCGTGTTGCTTTAGCAAAGTGTGTGGGACATAATACTTCTTATCAAGCAAAAAAATGGTGGCCCAATGGTGCTTATAAGTATAATACAGGTTTTAGCGAATATGCAACGATTGGAACGTCGTATACTTCTATTGCATTAAGACAAGAAGTTATTGTAACTTACAGAAATACAGGGAAAAAAGATATATTAGCCTTGGTTCTCGCACCGTGGGGAGAAGCTTGGTAAAATAACAAACGGCTGTCCGGCATACCGAATGGTGTACAGGACAGCCGTTTAATTATGCCTCAGACAAATAGCGCTCGGTTTGGCGGGTGTCAGGGTTATACCGCTCCAGCGGAATGCCAGCTTCGGCGAATAAATCCATTGCCAAGCGGTCTGGGTATTCGCCTAAAAAAACCACCCGTCGCACCCCCACGCCGATGAGCATTTTAGCGCACAGCGTGCAGGGTGAATCGGTGCAGTAAAGCGTGGCATCACTGATGGACACCCCCATGATGGCGGCTTGCATAATGGCGTTTTGCTCGGCGTGCAGGGCCCGGCAGTATTCATGGCCGGTGCCTGGCGCGAAGCCCATTTTCATACGCAGGCAGCCGCCCAGGTCACCGCAATGGGCCATGCCTGCCGGGGCGCCGTTGTAGCCGGTGGTGATGATACGGTGGTCCTTTACCAGGAGGGCGCCGACCTGCCGCCTGATGCAGGAAGAACGGTTTTTAACGATTTGTACAATATCCATAAAATAGCTGTCCCAATCCGGACGGTCTAACATTTGCCTCACCTCCCGTTTATCCTATCACGGGCGGCCCGGCGGGACAAGTTTTTTGGCCGGCGATACCTGTTTGTATTTGCGTGAAAAACACGATAAACAGATGTTATGGACAGGTGGCAGGTGCGCTAAAATGGCCTTGCAGCCCTGGCCAAAAGCGTCGAATTCTTCAAAATAATACGTCGATAGGGCAGACTTTTGCCGCTGTCGGGTTGTTCCGGCCGCCTTTGTTAAGTATAATAGAAACTGATATGACAAAATTGTAAAATGGGGGATACAATGGATCAAAAAGTGATTGCCCTGCCAAAACTGAACGGGCTGAACCCAACCCTGGAATCCACAGCGCTGAAACTCATGGAGGAAACGGGCGAACTGGCCCAGGCCATCGGC contains:
- a CDS encoding deoxycytidylate deaminase, coding for MLDRPDWDSYFMDIVQIVKNRSSCIRRQVGALLVKDHRIITTGYNGAPAGMAHCGDLGGCLRMKMGFAPGTGHEYCRALHAEQNAIMQAAIMGVSISDATLYCTDSPCTLCAKMLIGVGVRRVVFLGEYPDRLAMDLFAEAGIPLERYNPDTRQTERYLSEA